A window from Leptothermofonsia sichuanensis E412 encodes these proteins:
- a CDS encoding AraC family transcriptional regulator, with protein MDVLSDILRAVRFSGVIDLRPEFSAPWVIETPSCANFASSIQSETTQIVPFHIIAEGNCWVKAKPDICQALSPGDIIIFPHGDAHILGDRLDQAPILIADLLPAPPWKEPPIFTYGGGGKITRLVCGFLQCEQLLMHPFLKSLPGFMHIQVFAEPTTPLLKTGVQHIIQEVNCVQPGSVCLLTRLVELMFIEILRNYMQNSLNEPMHGVLALNDPIIGQVLNWIHTDSAHPWTVSELARQVNVSRSALATRFTELLGQPPMQYLTQWRLQLAAHHLQSTNESIAKIASQVGYESEAAFSRAFKRYVGKPPGAWRYPLR; from the coding sequence ATGGATGTACTTTCAGATATACTGCGGGCCGTCCGATTTTCTGGAGTCATTGACCTGCGTCCAGAATTCTCTGCCCCCTGGGTCATTGAAACTCCCTCCTGCGCCAACTTTGCAAGCAGCATTCAGTCTGAAACGACCCAGATTGTTCCGTTTCATATCATTGCAGAAGGGAACTGCTGGGTAAAAGCTAAACCTGATATTTGTCAGGCGCTTTCCCCTGGAGATATCATCATTTTTCCCCATGGAGATGCTCACATTTTGGGCGATCGCCTCGACCAAGCTCCAATACTGATCGCGGATTTGCTGCCTGCCCCACCCTGGAAAGAACCCCCAATCTTCACTTATGGCGGCGGGGGGAAAATCACTCGTTTGGTCTGTGGATTTTTGCAATGTGAACAACTGCTAATGCATCCCTTCCTGAAAAGCCTGCCCGGGTTTATGCACATTCAGGTGTTTGCAGAACCAACCACACCGCTGCTGAAAACTGGTGTCCAACATATTATTCAAGAAGTTAACTGTGTTCAACCTGGAAGTGTGTGTTTATTGACCCGACTGGTGGAACTCATGTTCATTGAAATTCTGCGGAACTATATGCAGAATTCTCTAAATGAACCAATGCATGGGGTACTGGCTCTGAATGATCCAATCATTGGTCAGGTCTTGAACTGGATACACACCGATTCGGCTCATCCCTGGACCGTTTCTGAACTCGCCAGACAGGTTAATGTTTCCCGTTCAGCTTTAGCAACCCGCTTTACTGAACTTTTAGGGCAACCGCCAATGCAATACCTGACCCAATGGCGACTCCAGCTGGCTGCTCACCATTTGCAAAGTACCAATGAGAGCATTGCCAAAATTGCCAGCCAGGTCGGTTACGAGTCAGAAGCTGCTTTTAGTCGTGCGTTTAAGCGCTATGTAGGAAAGCCTCCTGGGGCATGGCGATATCCCCTTAGGTAA
- a CDS encoding DsrE family protein: MAIVVRDDGYDRLYTPLTFAYVAARQGVEVDILFVLWAVRVLTKQGAESVKIDRQHATEEEWFKDRVRRDGDPLAIHDFIKLVKRTGNARFYGCQLAAATFDVMESQLIPEAEGIVDSLWFLEEKAIKADHCQYF; this comes from the coding sequence ATGGCTATTGTCGTTCGAGATGACGGCTATGATCGGCTTTATACGCCATTGACCTTTGCTTATGTGGCAGCCAGGCAGGGTGTTGAGGTTGATATTTTATTTGTGCTATGGGCAGTGCGAGTGCTAACCAAACAGGGTGCTGAATCCGTCAAAATCGATCGCCAGCACGCGACGGAAGAAGAATGGTTCAAGGACAGAGTGCGACGGGATGGTGATCCACTTGCGATCCATGATTTCATCAAATTGGTGAAACGGACAGGCAATGCACGGTTCTATGGATGTCAACTCGCAGCAGCCACATTCGACGTGATGGAATCGCAACTGATCCCAGAGGCAGAAGGCATTGTAGATTCACTCTGGTTCCTGGAAGAGAAGGCAATTAAAGCAGATCACTGTCAGTATTTCTGA
- the pckA gene encoding phosphoenolpyruvate carboxykinase (ATP): MEVQSSLEAQEYKRQVISWLICSRLSRCEIITANNREGNSDMNPEAIPSDNHSIATEPEWKGHPAQSPLAEISKKNGFPEAKKPAINRSDDLLSLAIKNLHPVYHNLSVPELIEHAVIRGEGQLADNGALCVETGKYTGRSPRDRFIVDEPETHHEIDWNEINRPISEATFERLYQKALAYGQHRDLYVFDGYVGADPKYRFGVRVINEFAWQNLFVHQLFRRPTAEELGNHSVDFTVIALPGLQGDPEIDGLNSEAFILLHLTRKLVLIGGTCYAGEMKKSVFSLLNYVMTKRDVLPMHGAANIAADGHTALFFGLSGTGKTTLSADPERSLIGDDEHGWSKDGIFNFEGGCYAKTIRLSQKNEPQIWSAIRFGALLENVALDPVTRKLNYDSDRLTENTRAAYPLEFIPNSVASGMGNHPRTIIFLTADAFGVLPPISRLTREQAMYHFLSGYTSKLAGTERGVTTPQSTFSACFGQVFFPRSPMVYAEMLGDRLLQHPETQVYLVNTGWSGGPYGVGKRVSIQHTRAMVSAALSGFLESVNYNPHPIFKILVPESVPGVPAELLDPKQTWHDPVAYDQQAQKLAIQFAENFKQFASARQDIVAAGPVVGC; the protein is encoded by the coding sequence ATGGAAGTCCAGAGCAGCCTGGAAGCTCAAGAGTATAAACGTCAGGTCATTTCATGGCTAATTTGCTCTCGCTTAAGCCGTTGCGAAATTATTACGGCGAATAATCGTGAAGGGAATTCTGACATGAATCCTGAAGCAATTCCATCCGATAATCATTCCATTGCAACAGAACCGGAATGGAAAGGGCATCCAGCTCAATCTCCTTTGGCTGAAATTTCTAAAAAGAATGGCTTTCCAGAAGCTAAAAAGCCAGCCATCAACAGGTCGGATGATTTATTATCACTGGCAATAAAAAATCTACATCCGGTCTACCACAACCTTTCTGTTCCCGAACTGATAGAACATGCGGTGATTCGGGGTGAGGGACAACTGGCTGATAATGGTGCCCTCTGTGTCGAGACTGGAAAATATACAGGGCGTTCCCCCAGGGACCGATTCATTGTCGATGAACCAGAAACTCATCATGAAATTGACTGGAACGAGATTAATCGTCCCATTTCTGAGGCTACCTTTGAACGGCTGTATCAAAAGGCACTGGCCTATGGACAGCACCGTGACCTTTATGTGTTTGATGGCTATGTGGGAGCTGACCCCAAATATCGCTTTGGGGTACGTGTGATTAACGAATTTGCCTGGCAGAACTTGTTTGTCCATCAACTCTTCCGCCGCCCCACCGCCGAAGAACTGGGAAACCATTCTGTAGATTTCACTGTAATTGCCTTACCTGGATTGCAGGGCGATCCAGAGATAGATGGCCTGAATAGTGAAGCATTTATCCTTCTGCACCTGACCCGGAAACTGGTGCTGATTGGTGGTACCTGCTACGCAGGAGAAATGAAAAAGTCGGTTTTCTCCCTGCTGAACTACGTGATGACCAAACGCGATGTGTTACCCATGCATGGAGCCGCTAATATTGCTGCCGATGGTCACACAGCCCTGTTTTTTGGGCTTTCGGGAACCGGCAAGACAACCCTTTCTGCCGATCCAGAGCGAAGCCTGATTGGAGATGATGAGCATGGCTGGTCAAAGGATGGCATTTTCAATTTTGAAGGAGGGTGCTATGCAAAGACCATTCGATTGTCCCAGAAGAATGAACCTCAGATCTGGTCAGCCATCCGATTTGGTGCATTACTGGAAAACGTGGCGCTTGATCCAGTGACTCGCAAGCTAAATTATGACAGCGATCGCCTGACTGAAAATACTCGTGCTGCCTATCCCCTGGAATTTATTCCTAACAGTGTTGCTTCTGGCATGGGTAATCATCCCCGAACCATCATTTTTCTGACTGCCGATGCCTTCGGTGTGTTGCCTCCCATTTCCCGGTTGACGCGGGAACAGGCAATGTACCACTTCCTGTCGGGGTACACCAGTAAACTGGCGGGCACTGAGCGAGGGGTGACCACACCCCAAAGCACTTTTTCTGCCTGCTTTGGACAGGTCTTTTTCCCACGGTCACCCATGGTATATGCAGAGATGCTGGGCGATCGCCTGCTGCAACACCCAGAAACGCAGGTTTATTTAGTCAACACTGGCTGGTCAGGTGGTCCCTACGGGGTTGGCAAACGAGTTTCCATTCAACATACCCGTGCAATGGTGTCTGCGGCCCTGAGTGGCTTTCTGGAGTCCGTCAACTACAACCCCCATCCCATTTTTAAGATTCTTGTACCAGAGTCAGTCCCTGGGGTCCCTGCCGAACTCTTAGACCCGAAGCAGACCTGGCATGACCCGGTCGCCTACGACCAGCAAGCCCAAAAACTGGCAATACAATTTGCAGAAAACTTCAAGCAGTTTGCCAGTGCCCGCCAGGACATTGTGGCAGCGGGTCCCGTGGTTGGATGTTGA
- a CDS encoding HEAT repeat domain-containing protein — MTADPAETHLAKTLIQAVETADSSARLLEAVQQLSEARLEAAIPTLIAALGYNNPGAAVAAVDGLIMLGKAAVAPLLELVDTYNYGARAWAIRALAGIGDPRGLGLLIEAAKNDFALSVRRAAARGLGTVNWEELSPEQAKSAQAEAAEVLLEVLQDPEWVVRYAAVTGLQELAIAMAVSDTDWAMRILSQFEQRIEVEDSQAVMARIWMAQKEIHEYAVSMLEKQPDPEVKTLVSALDLDWQATLDRLYARKRREEPLPEGDPRKFREAAATIYKEIA; from the coding sequence ATGACCGCTGACCCTGCTGAAACGCACCTCGCCAAAACGTTAATTCAAGCGGTTGAAACCGCAGATTCCTCTGCCCGCCTGCTGGAAGCAGTCCAGCAATTGTCAGAAGCACGTCTGGAAGCCGCCATTCCGACCCTGATTGCGGCACTGGGCTATAACAATCCAGGGGCGGCGGTTGCTGCCGTAGATGGGCTGATTATGCTGGGAAAGGCGGCGGTTGCGCCGTTACTTGAACTGGTAGATACCTATAACTATGGGGCAAGAGCCTGGGCAATTCGGGCACTGGCTGGGATTGGCGACCCACGCGGGTTAGGTCTGTTGATAGAGGCGGCTAAAAATGACTTTGCGCTCAGCGTTCGGCGAGCGGCTGCCAGAGGGCTGGGAACAGTGAACTGGGAAGAACTCTCACCAGAACAGGCAAAATCTGCCCAGGCTGAGGCAGCGGAAGTTCTGTTAGAAGTTTTACAGGACCCGGAGTGGGTGGTGCGCTATGCGGCAGTGACCGGCTTGCAGGAGCTGGCGATCGCGATGGCAGTTTCCGATACGGACTGGGCAATGCGAATTCTGTCCCAATTTGAGCAACGAATTGAGGTGGAGGATAGCCAGGCCGTGATGGCTCGCATCTGGATGGCACAGAAAGAAATCCATGAATACGCCGTCAGTATGCTGGAGAAGCAACCAGACCCGGAAGTCAAAACACTGGTCAGTGCACTTGATCTGGACTGGCAGGCTACCCTGGATCGTCTGTACGCTCGCAAACGGCGAGAAGAACCCCTACCAGAAGGCGACCCCCGCAAGTTCCGTGAGGCCGCTGCTACGATTTATAAAGAAATTGCCTGA